TTTTCCTTTTATGGTCCGGCCCGAAAATAAGTTTGACCCGTCTATTGCTTCATAGTTTATAGTTTGTATACGTAGCTATGAGCATAAGATCGTAAACTGTCAAATGAAAGGGGCGGGACATGGGAACTGTTAATGTTGATGAATGGGTCGAACTCTTCAGGGCTATCGGGCTTACCGATGAGGATATGAGCAAGTGGCATAGGAACTTTGAGAAAAGTAATCCTGACGGCCATTTAAGTTTCCTCAAATGGCTTGGCTTGTCGGACGAAAGGATCAAAGAAGTCAGGGGTTTATAGAACTGACGGCAAGGACAGGGCCTTCAGGATGGCCTTGTCCTTGCCTGCCGGGTTTTTATACACGGAAAGGCACTTATGCGTACGATCTCGCAATTAGCAAGGATGTTCAATCTATCAAGAAGCTCACTTCTTTATTATGATTCTATCGGACTTTTGACACCCGATAAACGTACCTTGAAGAATTATCGTTTATATTCCGATGGGTCAGCGCAAAAACTTGGATCGATCTGTGAGTTGCGCGATACGGGTCTCCCGCTCAAGTCCATTAAAATGATATTATCCGATAAAAGAACGAATAAGGACTTTGCCCTGTGGAAAAGACTTCATGCGATAAACCAGGAGATCAGCGGATTACGCAAACAGCAGCAGGTTATCGTGAAGATCCTGCGGCAAAAAGGCCTCTCTAAAAGAACGCGTTTTATCGGCAA
This region of Candidatus Omnitrophota bacterium genomic DNA includes:
- a CDS encoding MerR family transcriptional regulator; translation: MRTISQLARMFNLSRSSLLYYDSIGLLTPDKRTLKNYRLYSDGSAQKLGSICELRDTGLPLKSIKMILSDKRTNKDFALWKRLHAINQEISGLRKQQQVIVKILRQKGLSKRTRFIGKDQWVAFLRSAGLDDLGMKKWHVAFERSLPECHQDFLESIGLSDREIKTIRAASK